A genomic stretch from Vicia villosa cultivar HV-30 ecotype Madison, WI unplaced genomic scaffold, Vvil1.0 ctg.001882F_1_1, whole genome shotgun sequence includes:
- the LOC131636982 gene encoding uncharacterized protein LOC131636982 has protein sequence MPHGEKRKLFAQHQESSRKDVERAFGVHQSRFAIIRGPVRAWHMETLKHTIYACIILHNMIVEDERHTYGGDFDYSYDNVDDTYSTTETFNGPHPNLATKLQRRATLREKQVHRKLQAYLGKFWT, from the coding sequence ATGCCGCATGGAGAAAAGAGAAAACTATTTGCTCAACATCAAGAATCATCTAGAAAGGATGTGGAGCGGGCATTTGGAGTGCACCAATCTCGATTTGCAATTATACGTGGCCCAGTGCGTGCATGGCATATGGAAACCCTCAAGCATACCATATATGCTTGCATCATATTGCACAATATGATTGTTGAAGACGAACGACACACATATGGAGGTGATTTTGATTACTCTTATGATAATGTAGATGACACCTACTCTACAACGGAAACATTTAACGGTCCTCATCCGAATCTTGCAACAAAACTACAAAGAAGAGCAACTCTTCGTGAAAAACAAGTTCATCGCAAACTTCAAGCATATTTGGGAAAGTTTTGGACATGA
- the LOC131636983 gene encoding uncharacterized protein LOC131636983, whose translation MDNTDEELLLSMLEKERQSRSSSRRKIRSLIDRNREEGHIRLFNDYFSENPVYTDAQFRRRFRMHRHLFIRIVEALENHDEYFQMRVDATDEYVRIGESTAIECFERFVRDVNEEWKNCPVAWKGQFCRGDPGKPTIMLEAVASQDLWIWHAFFGIAGSNNDINVLNQSNVFNDILEGRAAIVQYTINGTPYNMGYYLADGIYPE comes from the exons ATGGACAACACAGATGAAGAACTATTGTTGTCAATGCTCGAGAAGGAACGTCAATCTAGAAGTTCATCAAGGCGAAAAATAAGATCACTGATAGATCGGAATCGTGAAGAAGGGCATATACGATTATTCAACGACTACTTCTCAGAAAATCCAGTATACACGGATGCCCAATTCCGTAGAAGGTTCAGAATGCATAGGCATTTGTTTATTCGAATTGTAGAAGCCCTTGAAAATCATGATGAATATTTTCAAATGAGGGTTGACGCAACTG ACGAATATGTTCGAATTGGTGAAAGCACTGCAATTGAGTGCTTTGAGAGATTTGTAAGGGACGTGAATGAG GAATGGAAGAATTGTCCTGTTGCATGGAAAGGACAATTTTGCCGAGGTGATCCTGGTAAACCTACGATCATGCTTGAAGCAGTGGCATCACAAGACTTATGGATTTGGCATGCATTTTTTGGTATTGCAGGTTCAAATAATGACATTAATGTGCTAAATCAATCCAATGTGTTTAACGATATTTTGGAAGGACGTGCTGCTATTGTGCAATATACAATCAATGGGACTCCATATAACATGGGGTATTATTTAGCAGATGGTATATATCCTGAGTGA